The Devosia sp. 1566 sequence TCGACAGGATGGATATCGCCCGGCATCGACTACTGGAAGCGTTGTCGGCACCTCGCTGACAACTCACCTGCAGGTTGCGGGCGCGTCACGATAACACGCCCGCAACTTACCTTTTGCAGTCAGGTTTTCTCCCGGCGCTCCAGCAGCTTCCGGCCCGCCCGCGCTTGTAGAGCGTGCGCGGTTCGACGTGGTGCCATCGCTCCGCCGCGGCGTCGATGCCATGGCTCGTCACCAGCTTGGCCACGGCGATGGCTTTCGGGAGCGGGAATACGTGGGTCTGCCAGCCGTCGCGCGCGGGCATGGTCAGCGCTTCGGTGGTGGTGGCGGAGAGCCATCGCCACGACATGTCCGTGGCTGACCCGGGACCATCGCCTCGATCGGGACGATGTAGTCCTCGAGCTTGGCATCCCGCCAGAACGTGTAGCTGCCTTGGTCCCATACGTCGGACTTGGAGCCCGGAGGCGGCGGTGGATTGGGGTAGCGCGGCTTGGGCGAGATCACCTCGACCTGAGGGACGAGACCGAACCAACCCTTGCGGACACGGGTGCGACCGGTCAGGTGCTGGGCTGCGAGTTCGCGGTATGAGTGTGCAGTCATGGTCGTTTCCCTCTGGTTGCCCGGTAGCCCTTAAGCAGGCCGGCATGGATGTGCTGGATCGAGTAGGCCTCGAACTCGCTGGACGGCTCGCGCTCGCCGATGTGGTGGCACAGGTAGCGGAAGGCATGGACGGCCTCGTGCACCAGCATGCCGGGGTGATCGTACGGGCCCTCGCCCTCGGGGCTATCGTCCAGGGTAATCAGGATATGGTAGCCGGATTCCGCGTCCACCCAGCTGCAGCCGCCGGCAGTGGTCGGGTACGCCAGGTCGCACTTCATCTTCGACATGAAGCGATCCCATGCGGCTTTCGACGGGCAGAACCCAATCCGGCCCGGGAACCAGCTCGGAGGCAGCCACTGGATCTGGTCGGCGAGCTTGTCGGCCATGGGTCAGCTCCCGCTCTTGGTCGGTCCACGGACGCGGCGGGGCGGCACGGGGTTCGGGCTGTCGGGATAGAGCCTGGCGGCGATGGTGATGACGGTATCGCGGGCGTCGTTCATGCTGCCGATGGCCTCGCGCACGTCGGCGCGCAGTTCCCCGATCATGTCATGAGTGCTTGTGCGCACCTTCTCCAATTCCACGACACGGCGTCCGATCCCCCCGGCGATCCAGCTGGCGATCGGCGTCAAGCGAGTGAAGCAGCCGGAGCGGTACGAAGAAATCTAGATGGATGTATGCATCCCCCCGGGGGACACTGCAGTCACACACATCGTTGGAGAGACCGATGCAGCTGTTTACCCGTACCGCGAAAGCCCGTTGGGCCCTTGCCCGCAAGAATGCCGCCGAGATGATCGAGATCGGCCACACCATCGACGAGGCCAACCGGCACCTGGGTGCCGAGCGCGACTACGTTATCTGGTATGACCAGGCGTTGCTCGACGAAATGGCCCTTATGGCTTTCGAGCAGGGCAACATAGTCCACGGCATCCTTGAGGACCTGGTGGCCTAGCCGCACGCAATCCTGCACATCCTGCGTTCCGTGAAGAAATAGGTACATCATGCGCATCTGGACCATCAGCGACTTGCACACCGAATTCGGCCCCTGGCAGCCGCCTGCCATCCCGGACGCGGACGTGTGGGTCATCGCCGGCGACATCGCCAAAGGCGGCGTTCGCGCCGTCGAGTGGGCCCGCTACTACATCCGCCCGCACATGCCTGTCGTCACAGTCCTCGGGAATCATGAATTTTATGGCAGCAGCATCGAGCGCGAGGAGCGCCTGGCTGGCCAGTATGCCCCTCGCGCCGGCGTCACGCTGCTCGACGACGATGTGGAGGTCATCGACGGCACCAGGTTCGTCGGCTGCACGTTGTGGACTGATTTCGATCTCTATTCGAAGGGCAACGAGCAGCTGTTGGGCCGCTACATGGATATCGCCGAGCGCGGCATGAACGACTTCGCCCGCATCAAGCTGAAGGATTTCTCGACAATTCCTTTCGAGCCACAGCATGCGCGGGCGATGCACCAGCGCAGCCTCGAGTGGCTGGAGAGCACGCTGGCAACGCCGCACGACGGCGATACGGTGGTTGTGACCCACCACTGTCCCTCGCCCAAGTCCGTGCCGTCCAGGTTCTTCCAGGAGACGCTCACGCCGCCGTACGCCAGCGATCTCGACTGGCTGATCCAGAAATACCAGCCGTCGGCTTGGATCCATGGGCACACCCACGACAGCTTCGACTACACGATCGGCGAGACGCGGATCGTATGCAATCCGAAGGGGTATCCCGAGAAGCTGCCGAATAGGCAGTTCCGGAACGAGAACGCAGCGTTCGACCCGGCACTCGTGGTCGAGATCGGCGGGTACACGCCCAAGCCAGGAGGGCCGTGATGAAGCTTCAGATCGCAATCGCATGGGACGGCGACATCCACATCTGGCTCGGCCACGACATGCCCCCGGCTGTGAACATCGTCGACCTCGAGCTGGAGCGGGGCGACGGCATGTACGTCATCCCCGCTGATCGGGCCGGGCCGCTCCGCGAGCTGCTCGGCACCGGCGAAGTCGTCGGCCAGTCCGGCGCCCGCGACACCCGCCGGCTCGAGCGGATACTGGCGATGGCCGAGCGCCTGGCCGACGAGATCAGGGCGGAAGTCGACGGCGATCTGGACGATGACGACCAGCCCAAGCCGCCGGGGATGTGAGCCGTGTTAATTTCTGCAGCCACAATTGTGGAGCGAAAAATTAACAGCCCCCACTTGTGGTTCTCGCGGGGATCCGCGATCCTAAAAGCCTAGTCGCCAAGGTACGCCCGACAGTGAGCTCGACGAGGCGGCTTTACATAGACCGGATCTAGGCGGGTAAGCTGTCGGATAACTCGCCGACGCGATGGCCAACCGTAGACGCGGTGGACCGGTGGAAGCCCGGTCAGAGGTGGACATCCGCCGTTGTGCTGTCCACCTCACACATCATCCCTGCGGGGACGGGAAAAGGGTCGCTTCGGCGGCCCTTTTTGCTGCCTATAAGCGATGGCGCTGAACTGTTTCCATTTTGGAAATAGTTGGTGGAGCCTTCTCTCAGCGAAATCGGCCTGTTTCCCGGCCAAACCCCCGGCCTGCCTGGGAAAAATCAGTCAGCGAAGGTGGAGCCCTAGCAATCGGTAGCGTTCACCGCTCCAGTCAGAAAACTCCAGGGCAGCCGCCTTCAGCGCTCCGGGAGGAATGCCGTGCGCCGCCGCGAAGGCAAGCTGGCTATCGAGTGGGACCTCTCCGAAAAATGACGACACTTGCCCTGAGTACTGCTTGCCAGGCCGAGGTCGGTCAAGGCGTGCGCCAGTTCCGGCCCGGTCAGCTGCCGGGCGTAGGGCGCGTTCACTATCGACAGAACGTAGGCGAGATCGGACATGAGGATAGCCTAGCACGGGTGCCACTACGTGTTAACGATCAGGTAACGCGTAGTGGTTTCAGGCTCCGGCAATCGGTACATGGAAAGCGAAGCTAAGGGCAGTTAACTTCCAAACCTGCCGCCGTGGACCGCTCCGCCGTGCATGCACTTATTTATACCAGCTTCGGGACCCTGGTATAAATAAGTCCGCATGGCCGGTGGACTAAAATATACCCGGATCGCCGGATCGGGCGTGTTTCCGTCCATGAACATTTCTGCACCCAATCCGCCGAAGTGTGTGCAGAAATGTTCATGTCATCCCTTCGTCGGCGGCGCGCTGTAGAGCTCGTCCGCCAGAGCGGTGTCGTCCTCACACCCGCCAGCCGGCGCACCGTCAGCATCCCGACGTCGCTGTTGGTGGCATGCCGCTCCCGGGCACGCCAGAAGTCCGCAGACTGGCACCTGGGGCAACGCCCGCCGAACAGGTCGCGCACGAATGTCTCGGAGTGGTAGATCTCCAGCAGGTCGCTCGCCAGGTAGATGCGCGACCGCTTGCACAGCTGGCAGCTGCAGACGACGAACATGCCGTCGGGTTTTTTCCCATGCGGCAATGTAGAACACAACAGGAACATCGTTCAACGCCCCAGAGGGCACATCAGCTACTATTCACAGGAACCCGTTGATAACGAGCACGCAAGGGGAGGCGCGCGGATGATTCGGGCTTTATAGATAGGGGTGCCGACGAAGGGTGTGGCCGCCGGCAAGCAATGCCACACCCGCTCGCAGTAGTCTCGGCTGGCTGGGGCGACGGGCGGTTCGGACACATAATGGCCGGGCCGCCCACCCCGCGACAACACCATCGCGCAGCCCGACGCGAAAGCCAAGACCCTACGAAATAATGTCCACTGTCGATCCGTCCGCCGGCTCCGGCGGGCTGTGGAAAATCGTTAACCGTCGCACGTGATTGCTGTGGTTTGTCCCAGGTTTGTCCCAGCAGGTCCCCGGAACGAAAAAATCGCCGGTGTTTCCGACCCCATAAAGGGCGAAAACACCAACGATTTCAATGTGGTAGCGAAGCCCAGATTTGAACTGGGGACACACGGATTATGATTCCGCTGCTCTAACCAACTGAGCTACTCCGCCTCACGGCTCAGCCTCGATAAGGCCGATGCGCGAATACCTAGTTTTGGCGAGCGGCGCTGTCAAGTGTGTGACGCAACTGAGTTCTGCGCTGTTCTGACCCGCTCGATCGCGTCGCGCACCAAAACGAGGTCCGCCTCGAACTTGGCCCGCTTTTCTTCCTGGCGCTCCCGCTCGGGAATGCGCAGCAAATAGGAGGGATGATTGGTCACAAACAGCATCGTGCCATCATCCATGGTGATCGGCGCACCGCGCAGCCGTGAAATCGTTGCCGCTTTCCCCAACAGGCTCGACGCCGCCGTGGCGCCCAGCGCCACGATCACCTTGGGCTTAACGAACGCCCGCTCCAGATTGAGCCAGAATCGGCACGCCTCCACCTCGCCCCCATTGGGCTTTTGGTGGATGCGCCGCTTGCCGCGCGGCTCGAACTTGAAATGCTTGACTGCATTGGTGACATAGACCTGCTCGCGGTCGATCCCCACCTTTTCAATCGCGGCATCCAGCACCTTGCCCGCTGGCCCCACGAAGGGCTGCCCCGCCAGATCCTCCTGGTCGCCCGGCTGCTCGCCAACAAACATCACGTCGGCGGCTTCGGGTCCTTCCCCGAACACCGCTTGCGTTGCAAATTCGAACAGCGGGCAGCGCCGGCATTCCTGCACGGCCGCGCGTGCCTCGGCGAGCGAGGCGACCTCGCGCTCGCCATCCTGCACTGCCGGCACCTCGCTCGGGCGCCGCAGATGCCGCGCCGGTGGTTGGCTCGAAACGCGCTCGATCATTTCCCGCTCCGCTTCTCTGGCGCCCCGGATCAGGGGAGCAATGAGTTCGGCCTCCGGCAGGTTGCGCCAGTATTTCATGGGCATCTCCCCTTTCATCGCGCCGATCTTGAGCCGGGCAGGATTGAAGATGGAGGCGAAATAGGTCTTCCAGTCGCCCTCGACCGCATCGTCCTCGGGCACATCGCTTTTCTGCCCGCCCGGCCCGAACAACAGCTCCTGCCCGTCCCAAAAGGCGGAGCGGTAGGGCGTGATGATCGCCCAGATCATGCCGGCAAAGCGGCGCTCGAAAAACGGCGCCGTGCGTTCAAGGATAAAATGCTCGGGCTCAAACCAGGCGGCAAAGCGCTCGAGCCCGCTATCGTCGATAACAGCCTTGAAGCGCACAAAGGCCTTCATCTTGTGGCTGTCGCGCCGGACCGCCGAAGCCATCCCCGTCAGCCGCAGCAAATCGGGGTCGGAGGCCGCCGTCATCAGCCCGCGATCCTCCAGCAGGCGCCACAAGAAGCGATACAGCAGAGCAAACCGCTCGGGATCATTGTTGCAGATGGCCAACTGCCCCAGCTCGATAAAGGCGGGCGGCACGCTCCCGACCGCCCCTTCCCCGCTTGGCAGCATGGAATCGCCCGCTTCGAACAGCCCGTTCTCTTCCCCCGGCCCCCGCCAGATCACCTGCTCGGGCCGCACGCCCGCCAGCAACAACTGCCGCGCCTTGCCGCGCCATTCGGCAAAGTCGTTGCGCTCCTCCAGCCGCACCGAAATCATGCAAACAGGCTCAGCTGTTCGGGCTGCGGCGTCAGCTTGGCCTTGAGCTTTGCATCATCGGTCATGCCGCCCGGCGTCCAGTCCACCGCTTCGATGAACGGGCGCACCGCATCGATCGAGCCGACAATGCGCGCCACATCTTCAAGGCGCAAACTGTGGTGGCGCCGCGTCGTGATGATCCGCTCGATGCTCTTGGTCCCCAGCCCCGGCACCCGCAACAGCAGTTCGCGGTCGGCGCGGTTCACATTGACGGGAAAGCGCTCGCGATGCTTGAGCGCCCAGGCGAGCTTCGGGTCGATCGCCAGGTCCAGCAACCCACCCTCCCCGCCCGCCACGATCTCGGGCACGTCAAAGCCATAGAACCGGATTAGCCAATCGGCCTGGTAGAGCCGGTGCTCGCGCAGGAGCGGCGGCGCCTTGAGAGGCAGCTTGGCGCTGGAGTCGGGAATGGGCGAAAAGGCCGAGTAATAAACCCGCTTAAGCTTGTAGCCCGAATACAGCCCTGCCGCGCGCGTCAGGATGGCTTCGTCATTGGCGGCGTCGGCGCCCACGATCATCTGCGTGGATTGCCCCGCCGGCGCATATTTGGGCTTTTCGGCTTTGGTCTTTGGCTCAGGCGCGGCTTCCGCCAGCTTGCCGCGGATGCGCGCCATGGCCGTGCGGATCTCGCTCGGCTTTTTCTCCGGCGCCAGTGCCTCCAGCCCCAGATCGGTCGGCAGCTCGATATTGGTCGATAGCCGATCCGCCCAGCGCCCGGCCTCCGCCAGCAGTTCAGGTGCGGCATTGGGAATAACCTTGAGATGGATATAGCCGGCGAAGTGATGGTCCTCGCGCAGGCTGCGCGCCACCCGCACCATTTCTTCCATCGTGTAGTCGGGCGAGCGGATGATTCCCGAGGACAGGAACAGCCCCTCGATATAGTTGCGCTTGTAGAAGTCGAGGGTCAGTCCCACCACTTCCTCGACGGAAAAGCGCGCCCGCTGCACATTGGACGAGGAGCGGTTGATGCAGTAGCTGCATTC is a genomic window containing:
- a CDS encoding metallophosphoesterase; the encoded protein is MRIWTISDLHTEFGPWQPPAIPDADVWVIAGDIAKGGVRAVEWARYYIRPHMPVVTVLGNHEFYGSSIEREERLAGQYAPRAGVTLLDDDVEVIDGTRFVGCTLWTDFDLYSKGNEQLLGRYMDIAERGMNDFARIKLKDFSTIPFEPQHARAMHQRSLEWLESTLATPHDGDTVVVTHHCPSPKSVPSRFFQETLTPPYASDLDWLIQKYQPSAWIHGHTHDSFDYTIGETRIVCNPKGYPEKLPNRQFRNENAAFDPALVVEIGGYTPKPGGP
- a CDS encoding UdgX family uracil-DNA binding protein (This protein belongs to the uracil DNA glycosylase superfamily, members of which act in excision repair of DNA. However, it belongs more specifically to UdgX branch, whose founding member was found to bind uracil in DNA (where it does not belong), without cleaving it, appears to promote DNA repair by a pathway involving RecA, rather than base excision.); its protein translation is MISVRLEERNDFAEWRGKARQLLLAGVRPEQVIWRGPGEENGLFEAGDSMLPSGEGAVGSVPPAFIELGQLAICNNDPERFALLYRFLWRLLEDRGLMTAASDPDLLRLTGMASAVRRDSHKMKAFVRFKAVIDDSGLERFAAWFEPEHFILERTAPFFERRFAGMIWAIITPYRSAFWDGQELLFGPGGQKSDVPEDDAVEGDWKTYFASIFNPARLKIGAMKGEMPMKYWRNLPEAELIAPLIRGAREAEREMIERVSSQPPARHLRRPSEVPAVQDGEREVASLAEARAAVQECRRCPLFEFATQAVFGEGPEAADVMFVGEQPGDQEDLAGQPFVGPAGKVLDAAIEKVGIDREQVYVTNAVKHFKFEPRGKRRIHQKPNGGEVEACRFWLNLERAFVKPKVIVALGATAASSLLGKAATISRLRGAPITMDDGTMLFVTNHPSYLLRIPERERQEEKRAKFEADLVLVRDAIERVRTAQNSVASHT
- a CDS encoding putative DNA modification/repair radical SAM protein, encoding MAALTLRRKLAVLSDAAKYDASCASSGTEKRNSKASGGIGSTEGNGICHSYAPDGRCISLLKLLLTNFCIYECSYCINRSSSNVQRARFSVEEVVGLTLDFYKRNYIEGLFLSSGIIRSPDYTMEEMVRVARSLREDHHFAGYIHLKVIPNAAPELLAEAGRWADRLSTNIELPTDLGLEALAPEKKPSEIRTAMARIRGKLAEAAPEPKTKAEKPKYAPAGQSTQMIVGADAANDEAILTRAAGLYSGYKLKRVYYSAFSPIPDSSAKLPLKAPPLLREHRLYQADWLIRFYGFDVPEIVAGGEGGLLDLAIDPKLAWALKHRERFPVNVNRADRELLLRVPGLGTKSIERIITTRRHHSLRLEDVARIVGSIDAVRPFIEAVDWTPGGMTDDAKLKAKLTPQPEQLSLFA